In Epinephelus fuscoguttatus linkage group LG15, E.fuscoguttatus.final_Chr_v1, a genomic segment contains:
- the ttpa gene encoding alpha-tocopherol transfer protein, which yields MSGPQPSEFPDDWEQLERCVSVLRRRALQASELSAVRTFSDQFLIKFLRARDGDVELSLKLLLNYQRWRRESPEISKCLSPSSVLGLLNTTYHTVLPQRDHTGSRVLIYRIGQWNPKDWSAFQVFRVSLMTSEIISTETETQRCGLKVIFDLQGWSLGHALQINPSLARKISSVLSDSFPLKVRGIHLVNEPMLFRPVFTMIRPFLPEKIKQRIHMHGADFQDTLSDFFSAPVLPPEYGGEGSSIEEVCQDWTNQLLESEELLQQIANHPTGDITVTPEDSLISEEVQTEQLSEG from the exons ATGAGCGGGCCTCAGCCCAGTGAATTCCCGGACGACTGGGAGCAGCTCGAGCGGTGTGTGAGCGTCCTGAGGCGGAGAGCCCTGCAGGCCAGCGAGCTGTCCGCTGTCAGGACCTTCTCCGACCAGTTTCTCATCAAGTTTCTCCGGGCCAGAGACGGGGACGTGGAGCTCTCCCTGAAG CTCTTACTGAACTACCAGCGGTGGCGAAGGGAGAGTCCTGAGATCAGCAAATGTCTGTCCCCCTCCTCGGTGCTTGGCCTCCTCAACACAACGTACCACACTGTCCTCCCACAGCGGGACCACACTGGCAGCAGGGTGCTCATCTACAGGATTG GACAGTGGAACCCAAAAGACTGGTCAGCCTTCCAGGTATTCAGGGTCAGCCTGATGACATCAGAGATCATCTCcacggagacagagacacagagatgtGGTCTGAAGGTCATATTTGACCTGCAGGGGTGGAGTTTAGGCCACGCCCTGCAGATTAACCCTTCCCTCGCCAGAAAGATATCCTCTGTACTTTCG GACTCTTTCCCACTGAAAGTTAGAGGAATCCATCTGGTTAATGAGCCGATGCTCTTCCGGCCAGTCTTCACCATGATTCGTCCATTCCTGCCAGAGAAGATCAAACAGAGG ATCCACATGCACGGTGCTGATTTTCAAGATACTTTAAGCGACTTCTTCTCAGCGCCCGTCCTGCCTCCAGAATATGGAGGGGAGGGGTCTAGCATAGAGGAGGTGTGTCAGGACTGGACCAATCAGCTGCTTGAATCAGAGGAGCTCCTGCAGCAGATTGCGAATCACCCAACAGGTGACATCACTGTTACTCCTGAGGACTCCTTGATCTCAGAGGAAGTGCAGACTGAGCAACTCTCTGAGGGATGA